Proteins from a genomic interval of Clostridium scatologenes:
- the folP gene encoding dihydropteroate synthase, translating into MRIGKKDFQIGKRTYIMGILNVTPDSFSDGGKFNDIEKAIQHAKEMIEQGVDIIDIGGESTRPNHISVSEEEELNRVIPAIKALVNEIDVPISVDTYKGKVAEEAVKAGAALINDVWGFKKDPYIAEVAAKYEVPCCLMHNRENKDYINLMEDVLSDLKESIDIALKAGVKSENIILDPGIGFAKTYEQNLIVMNHLEDFCKFGYPMLLGTSRKSMIGNALNLPTEERVEGTVATTVIGIMKGYDFVRVHDIKENKRASIMTDAIVRIG; encoded by the coding sequence ATGAGAATAGGAAAAAAAGATTTTCAAATTGGTAAAAGAACCTATATAATGGGGATTTTAAATGTTACTCCAGATTCCTTTTCAGATGGTGGTAAGTTTAATGATATAGAAAAAGCTATACAGCATGCAAAGGAGATGATAGAACAGGGGGTAGATATAATAGATATAGGTGGAGAATCTACAAGACCTAATCATATATCAGTGTCAGAGGAAGAAGAATTGAATAGAGTTATTCCTGCAATAAAAGCATTAGTTAATGAAATAGATGTACCTATTTCTGTTGATACATATAAAGGTAAAGTGGCAGAAGAAGCTGTAAAAGCAGGTGCTGCTCTTATAAATGATGTTTGGGGATTTAAAAAGGATCCTTATATAGCAGAAGTAGCAGCAAAGTATGAAGTACCATGCTGCTTAATGCATAATAGAGAAAATAAGGACTATATAAACTTAATGGAAGATGTATTAAGTGATTTAAAAGAAAGCATAGATATTGCGTTGAAAGCAGGTGTAAAATCTGAAAATATCATTTTAGATCCAGGAATAGGTTTTGCTAAAACTTATGAACAAAATTTGATTGTTATGAACCATCTAGAGGATTTTTGCAAATTTGGATATCCAATGCTTTTAGGAACTTCAAGAAAGTCAATGATAGGTAATGCTTTAAATCTTCCTACAGAAGAAAGAGTTGAAGGTACTGTAGCTACTACAGTTATAGGAATAATGAAAGGTTATGATTTTGTAAGGGTTCATGATATAAAAGAAAATAAAAGAGCATCTATTATGACTGATGCTATAGTTAGAATAGGTTAA